From the Lathyrus oleraceus cultivar Zhongwan6 chromosome 4, CAAS_Psat_ZW6_1.0, whole genome shotgun sequence genome, one window contains:
- the LOC127073684 gene encoding inorganic pyrophosphatase TTM1 isoform X1 yields the protein MAQDAVSGAESPHRRQGLLRDQVQLVKRKDSSDRYEIVPIQDSLSFEKGFFIVIRACQLLAQNNDGIVLVGVAGPSGAGKTVFTDKVFSFMPSIAVISMDNYNDASRIIDGNFDDPRLTDYDTLLKNIQDLKSGKPAQVPIYDFKSSSRIGYRTIEVPSSRIVIIEGIYALSEKLRPLLDLRVSVTGGVHFDLVKRVLRDIQRAGQEPEEIIHQISETVYPMYKAFIEPDLQTAHIKIINKFNPFTGFQNPTYILKSAKVVTVDQIKAVIAAEYTETKEETYDIYLLPPGDDPEACQSYLRMRNRDGKYNLMFEEWVTDSPFIISPRITFEVSVRLLGGLMALGYTIAAILKRSSHVFHDNKVSIKTDWLEQLNRQYVQVQGKDRNYVKFVAQKLGLDGSYVPRTYIEQIQLEKLVNDVMALPDDLKNKLSIDDDSVSSPKEALSRASADRRMKYLNRDISQSYSNRRDKILPKLTKLAINNRSFNARGLESPAPMANQGVIIQLSDQISTLNERMDEFTSRIEELNSNFDVKKVSASQQNMALQAETCNGSGPISHFVTGLGNGSLTGSLLPNSLSSSQLVRESPLMEEVLLVARGQRQIMHQLDTLSNLMQEYFGEKSRLGRTDQVGKKREVESFAIPLVLTLAVGAVGVFLFKSLTSKK from the exons ATGGCACAAGACGCTGTTTCCGGCGCTGAATCGCCTCACCGTCGTCAAGGTTTACTCCGAGATCAAGTTCAATTAGTTAAAAGAAAAGACTCTTCCGATCGCTACGAGATTGTTCCAATTCAAGATTCTTTATCCTTTGAGAAAGGATTCTTCATTGTTATTCGCGCGTGTCAGTTATTGGCTCAAAACAATGATGGAATTGTGTTAGTAGGAGTTGCAGGTCCTTCTGGAGCGGGGAAAACTGTTTTTACCGATAAGGTTTTCAGTTTCATGCCGAGTATAGCTGTTATAAGCATGGATAATTATAATGATGCTAGTCGAATCATTGATGGAAACTTTGATG ACCCTCGATTGACGGATTATGATACCTTGCTAAAAAATATACAGGATCTTAAATCAGGAAAGCCTGCTCAGGTTCCGATATACGATTTCAAGTCTAGTTCTCGCATCGGATACAG GACTATTGAAGTCCCTAGCTCCCGTATTGTAATCATTGAAGGCATCTACGCCTTAAGTGAAAAATTACGACCTCTGCTTGATCTTCGTGTTTCTGTCACTGGCGGAGTTCATTTTGACCTTGTCAAGCGTGTTCTGCGGGACATACAACGAGCTGGTCAAGAGCCTGAAGAAATAATTCATCAAATCTCTGAAACG GTATATCCCATGTATAAAGCTTTTATAGAGCCAGATCTCCAAACAGCGCATATAAAAATTATTAACAAGTTTAATCCATTCACTGGATTCCAGAATCCCACTTACATATTGAAG TCAGCAAAAGTTGTGACAGTGGATCAAATCAAGGCAGTTATTGCTGCAGAGTATACTGAAACCAAAGAGGAAACATATGACATTTATCTTCTACCCCCCGGAGACGACCCTGAAGCATGTCAATCCTATTTGAGAATGAGAAACCGGGATGGAAAATACAATCTTATGTttgag GAATGGGTTACGGATAGTCCATTCATTATATCACCTAGAATTACTTTTGAGGTCAGTGTGCGTCTGCTTGGAGGGCTGATGGCCTTGGGGTATACAATTGCAGCAATCCTGAAAAGAAGCAGCCATGTTTTTCATGACAATAAAGTGTCTATAAAAACGGATTGGCTAGAACAACTTAATCGCCAATATGTCCAG GTGCAAGGGAAAGATAGGAACTATGTTAAATTTGTAGCGCAGAAACTGGGTCTGGATGGTTCCTATGTTCCTCGCACTTACATTGAACAAATTCAGCTAGAAAAGCTTGTAAATGATGTGATG GCACTGCCAGATGATCTGAAGAACAAACTAAGCATAGACGATGATTCGGTTTCAAGCCCCAAAGAAGCACTTTCTAGAGCTTCTGCTGATAGGAGAATGAAGTATCTTAATCG TGATATTTCACAGTCATATTCAAATCGAAGAGACAAGATTCTACCAAAGTTGACTAAACTTGCTATAAATAACAGAAGTTTTAATGCGAGAGGTCTAGAATCACCTGCTCCCATGGCCAACCAA GGAGTTATCATTCAACTTTCCGATCAAATTTCCACCCTAAATGAAAGAATGGACGAGTTCACCTCCCGTATTGAAGAGCTGAATTCAAACTTCGATGTTAAAAAAGTTTCAGCCAGTCAACAAAATATGGCTTTACAAGCTGAGACCTGCAATGGCTCTGGCCCCATTTCTCACTTTGTTACTGGATTAGGCAATGGTTCATTGACTGGATCATTGCTTCCTAATTCTCTGTCATCCTCTCAGTTGGTTAGAGAGTCTCCGCTAATGGAAGAG GTATTACTTGTTGCCCGAGGACAACgtcaaatcatgcatcaactaGACACACTGAGCAATCTTATGCAGGAATACTTTGGAGAAAAATCGCGGCTGGGAAGAACAGACCAGGTAGGCAAAAAACGTGAAGTTGAATCCTTTGCGATCCCTCTGGTTCTGACTTTAGCCGTTGGTGCTGTTGGCGTGTTCTTGTTCAAGAGTTTGACATCTAAAAAATAG
- the LOC127073684 gene encoding inorganic pyrophosphatase TTM1 isoform X2, whose amino-acid sequence MAQDAVSGAESPHRRQGLLRDQVQLVKRKDSSDRYEIVPIQDSLSFEKGFFIVIRACQLLAQNNDGIVLVGVAGPSGAGKTVFTDKVFSFMPSIAVISMDNYNDASRIIDGNFDDPRLTDYDTLLKNIQDLKSGKPAQVPIYDFKSSSRIGYRTIEVPSSRIVIIEGIYALSEKLRPLLDLRVSVTGGVHFDLVKRVLRDIQRAGQEPEEIIHQISETVYPMYKAFIEPDLQTAHIKIINKFNPFTGFQNPTYILKSAKVVTVDQIKAVIAAEYTETKEETYDIYLLPPGDDPEACQSYLRMRNRDGKYNLMFEEWVTDSPFIISPRITFEVSVRLLGGLMALGYTIAAILKRSSHVFHDNKVSIKTDWLEQLNRQYVQVQGKDRNYVKFVAQKLGLDGSYVPRTYIEQIQLEKLVNDVMALPDDLKNKLSIDDDSVSSPKEALSRASADRRMKYLNRDISQSYSNRRDKILPKLTKLAINNRSFNARGLESPAPMANQLAGSYHSTFRSNFHPK is encoded by the exons ATGGCACAAGACGCTGTTTCCGGCGCTGAATCGCCTCACCGTCGTCAAGGTTTACTCCGAGATCAAGTTCAATTAGTTAAAAGAAAAGACTCTTCCGATCGCTACGAGATTGTTCCAATTCAAGATTCTTTATCCTTTGAGAAAGGATTCTTCATTGTTATTCGCGCGTGTCAGTTATTGGCTCAAAACAATGATGGAATTGTGTTAGTAGGAGTTGCAGGTCCTTCTGGAGCGGGGAAAACTGTTTTTACCGATAAGGTTTTCAGTTTCATGCCGAGTATAGCTGTTATAAGCATGGATAATTATAATGATGCTAGTCGAATCATTGATGGAAACTTTGATG ACCCTCGATTGACGGATTATGATACCTTGCTAAAAAATATACAGGATCTTAAATCAGGAAAGCCTGCTCAGGTTCCGATATACGATTTCAAGTCTAGTTCTCGCATCGGATACAG GACTATTGAAGTCCCTAGCTCCCGTATTGTAATCATTGAAGGCATCTACGCCTTAAGTGAAAAATTACGACCTCTGCTTGATCTTCGTGTTTCTGTCACTGGCGGAGTTCATTTTGACCTTGTCAAGCGTGTTCTGCGGGACATACAACGAGCTGGTCAAGAGCCTGAAGAAATAATTCATCAAATCTCTGAAACG GTATATCCCATGTATAAAGCTTTTATAGAGCCAGATCTCCAAACAGCGCATATAAAAATTATTAACAAGTTTAATCCATTCACTGGATTCCAGAATCCCACTTACATATTGAAG TCAGCAAAAGTTGTGACAGTGGATCAAATCAAGGCAGTTATTGCTGCAGAGTATACTGAAACCAAAGAGGAAACATATGACATTTATCTTCTACCCCCCGGAGACGACCCTGAAGCATGTCAATCCTATTTGAGAATGAGAAACCGGGATGGAAAATACAATCTTATGTttgag GAATGGGTTACGGATAGTCCATTCATTATATCACCTAGAATTACTTTTGAGGTCAGTGTGCGTCTGCTTGGAGGGCTGATGGCCTTGGGGTATACAATTGCAGCAATCCTGAAAAGAAGCAGCCATGTTTTTCATGACAATAAAGTGTCTATAAAAACGGATTGGCTAGAACAACTTAATCGCCAATATGTCCAG GTGCAAGGGAAAGATAGGAACTATGTTAAATTTGTAGCGCAGAAACTGGGTCTGGATGGTTCCTATGTTCCTCGCACTTACATTGAACAAATTCAGCTAGAAAAGCTTGTAAATGATGTGATG GCACTGCCAGATGATCTGAAGAACAAACTAAGCATAGACGATGATTCGGTTTCAAGCCCCAAAGAAGCACTTTCTAGAGCTTCTGCTGATAGGAGAATGAAGTATCTTAATCG TGATATTTCACAGTCATATTCAAATCGAAGAGACAAGATTCTACCAAAGTTGACTAAACTTGCTATAAATAACAGAAGTTTTAATGCGAGAGGTCTAGAATCACCTGCTCCCATGGCCAACCAA CTGGCAGGGAGTTATCATTCAACTTTCCGATCAAATTTCCACCCTAAATGA